ACCCTGGAAATGGCGCCACTTGAAATCCGTCATCGTTCCGTCCGTCCAATCTCCGCCAAGCATGCTCAAGCTTCACGATTTTTGCAACAGAGCCGCCGAGCATCAACAAGAGAAGCGGCGCGATGCAGCACGTCGAGGCGAGGATCGCTCCGACCACACCGCCCGCCGCGAACCATCCTGGCCGGCGGCTCGCCGTTGCCTTTGGCTGCTCAAGAACCTGCATTTGCATATTAGCGCGATCCATGCGACTCGCCTCTCGATTGCTATTCCACTTCATGCTACGCTCTGTAGGTACTACAGACTCAAGAGGTTTTTTGGACCGATGAGCGATCACGTTTTCGGGAAGGGAATGCAGCGCGCTGACTTGGCCAAGCTTACGGGCTGCAATCTGGAAACCATCCGCTATTACGAGAAAATCGGTATGATGCCGGACCCGCCGCGCACGGCCTCCGGCTACCGCATTTATGGCGAGGACCACGTATCCCGCCTGCGCTTCATCTTGCGCGGCCGCGAACTCGGCTTTTCGCTCGACGAAGTACGCGGCCTGCTTGCCCTCGTCGAGGGCGGCGCGCAGACCTGCGCAGAGGTCAAGGAGCGCACTGAGCGGCATCTGGCCGATGTGCGCGCGAAGATCGCCGATCTCAGGCGCATCGAGA
This genomic window from Sphingobium baderi contains:
- a CDS encoding MerR family transcriptional regulator, whose amino-acid sequence is MSDHVFGKGMQRADLAKLTGCNLETIRYYEKIGMMPDPPRTASGYRIYGEDHVSRLRFILRGRELGFSLDEVRGLLALVEGGAQTCAEVKERTERHLADVRAKIADLRRIEKVLTQTAAQCSGDMVPDCPIIEVLAS